A part of Botrytis cinerea B05.10 chromosome 2, complete sequence genomic DNA contains:
- the Bcade6 gene encoding Bcade6: protein MEYLKLPGDSCFTPAEATKLAARINDLHQVKVELTGVWIHYAHLRHADPETEAKITQLLPVSGVDLEAKLGSKIYYVTPRNLSPWSSKATNIAHVCGLESQVQRIERGRAILIKFADPSEAEREDLPFKDILYDRMTENMSAEEPDVHKIFEEGEPIPLEVIDLWVEGSTPIEVLKAYNVKRGLALDTPEMEYLVEKYTQHGRSPTDVELFMFAQVNSEHCRHKQFNANWTIDGMGMDMSLFGMIRNTHKKNPKFTVSAYSDNAAVLQGEMASHWAPEYSTGSWKQTPEVVHILAKVETHNHPTAISPFPGAATGSGGEIRDEGAVGRGSSPKAGLCGFWVSDLLIPGHKQPWEMDVGKPAHYASSLDIMLEAPIGSARFNNEFGRPCLAGTFRTLLTDADASTDEVRGYHKPIMIAGGLGTVRPGHAIKNGNDVKPEAHVIVLGGPAMLIGLGGGAASSNTSAGESSVELDFDSVQRGNPEMERRAQMVIDHCRALKDENPIAFIHDVGAGGLSNALPELVNDAGYGGKFELRNVESADGSMSPLQIWCCEAQERYVLIVNKEDLGRFTSIAKRERCGFSNVGTVVPKDKDGVVKLVVTDRDSTEHPTPIDLPMSTLFPKDRKLERIVQSRKPQLLPFNAEKSLKEAYPQIPDHDLLRMAIERVLSLPSVGSKSFLITIGDRSVGGLTVRDQMVGPWQTPVADVAVTASALNIGGKLKTGEAMAMGEKPTLALISAAASARMAVAESLMNIGAAHLLGNLPRIRLSANWMAAVNQPGEGAALYEAVQAIGMDLCPKLGVSIPVGKDSTSMKASWKDQKSGDSKTVTAPMTVVISAFAPVANVRSTWTPALRRLEDVGETTLMYVDLAQGHKAMGGSALAQSFGQVGNEAPDVRDADLIIDYFDALQQLHESGVVLAYHDISDGGLLTTIAEMMFAGRCGAEIMLDGVSKSASPSHVIEALFNEELGAVFQVRKSDEVNFMRCFATCGPPPGLIRKIGRVPAASKQQLAIRYGQKPILHMSRSELQQQWAKTSYQMQRIRDNVDCADVEFENIKDDRDPGLHYTLTYEPKENILPLTASITSTFAKAPRVAILREQGVNGHAEMAFAFKAAGFDAIDVHMTDIISGHYSLANFVGIAACGGFSYGDVMGAGRGWANSILMHEQKARPEFENFFKRPDTFALGVCNGCQMLSRISELIPGTSHWPVFTDNQSQQFEGRVSMVKIQDNAKKPSVFLHGMNGSSLPIVVSHGEGRASFKNDTDLGALNSDNLIPIRYTDNFGKPTMRYPYNPNGSPEGIAAVRSLDGRVLAMMPHPERTIMADVGSYVPKESAEEWGEFGPWVRMFKSARRWVG, encoded by the exons ATCTTTCCCCATGGAGTTCCAAGGCTACAAACATCGCACATGTCTGCGGTCTCGAATCCCAAGttcaaagaattgaaagaggtCGGGctatattgattaaattcGCGGATCCATCTGAGGCAGAG AGGGAGGATTTGCCATTCAAAGACATCCTTTACGATCGCATGACCGAGAACATGAGTGCCGAGGAACCAGATGTGCACAAGATCTTCGAAGAAGGAGAGCCAATTCCCTTGGAAGTCATTGATCTTTGGGTAGAGGGCTCAACACCAATCGAAGTCTTGAAAGCATACAACGTGAAGCGTGGTCTCGCTCTAGACACCCCAGAAATGGAATACCTTGTCGAAAAATACACCCAACATGGCAGATCGCCCACCGATGTCGAATTGTTCATGTTTGCGCAGGTCAACTCTGAGCATTGTAGACATAAGCAATTCAATGCGAACTGGACAATCGATGGCATGGGTATGGATATGAGTCTGTTTGGAATGATTCGAAACACCCACAAGAAAAATCCAAAGTTCACCGTGTCAGCTTATAGTGACAATGCTGCCGTCTTACAAGGAGAGATGGCCAGTCACTGGGCCCCCGAATACTCTACTGGTAGTTGGAAACAGACCCCCGAGGTTGTGCATATCCTAGCGAAGGTGGAGACTCATAACCACCCCACAGCAATCTCACCTTTCCCAGGAGCAGCGACTGGTTCGGGTGGAGAAATCAGAGATGAAGGTGCCGTGGGTAGAGGATCCAGCCCCAAAGCTGGTCTTTGTGGATTCTGGGTTTCAGACCTTTTGATTCCAGGACACAAGCAACCATGGGAAATGGATGTTGGCAAGCCAGCACATTATGCTAGTAGTTTGGACATTATGTTAGAGGCACCAATTGGTAGTGCCAGATTCAACAACGAGTTTGGCAGACCATGTCTTGCTGGAACCTTCCGTACTCTCCTTACAGATGCAGATGCCTCAACAGACGAGGTCCGTGGATACCATAAACCTATCATGATCGCCGGTGGACTCGGTACTGTCAGACCAGGACATGCCATCAAGAATGGTAATGATGTCAAACCAGAAGCTCATGTAATTGTTCTTGGTGGCCCAGCAATGCTGATTGGTCTTGGTGGAGGTGCAGCCTCAAGTAATACATCTGCTGGAGAAAGCTCAGTTGAGCTTGACTTTGACAGTGTTCAACGAGGAAATCCcgaaatggaaagaagagcTCAGATGGTTATTGATCACTGCAGAGCCTTGAAGGATGAGAATCCTATCGCGTTCATCCATGATGTAGGAGCCGGTGGATTATCCAATGCTTTACCGGAGCTTGTTAACGATGCCGGATATGGTGGTAAATTCGAACTTAGAAATGTCGAGAGTGCGGATGGAAGTATGAGTCCTTTACAAATCTGGTGTTGCGAAGCTCAAGAGCGTTACGTCTTGATTGTCAACAAGGAAGACCTTGGTAGATTTACCAGCATTGCCA AACGTGAACGATGTGGCTTCTCCAATGTCGGAACCGTTGTTCCCAAGGACAAAGATGGTGTTGTCAAACTTGTGGTAACTGATCGGGACTCTACAGAGCACCCTACACCCATTGATCTCCCTATGTCTACCTTGTTCCCCAAGGAcagaaaattggaaagaatcGTGCAGTCCAGGAAACCACAGCTTCTCCCATTCAACGCGGAGAAATCTCTCAAAGAAGCATACCCCCAAATTCCCGACCACGATCTCTTAAGAATGGCTATCGAGCGTGTCCTTTCTCTTCCGTCTGTTGGCTCCAAATCTTTCCTCATTACTATCGGTGATCGTTCCGTTGGAGGTTTGACCGTTCGTGATCAAATGGTCGGACCATGGCAAACCCCTGTCGCAGATGTAGCTGTTACAGCTAGTGCTCTTAACATTGGCGGCAAATTGAAGACTGGTGAGGCTATGGCTATGGGTGAAAAGCCTACATTGGCTTTGATCTCGGCTGCAGCTTCGGCTAGAATGGCTGTTGCCGAAAGTTTAATGAACATTGGTGCAGCACACCTTCTCGGCAACTTGCCTCGTATTCGTTTGTCCGCAAACTGGATGGCTGCAGTAAACCAACCTGGTGAAGGTGCAGCTTTGTATGAGGCAGTTCAAGCAATCGGAATGGATCTCTGCCCTAAGTTGGGAGTCAGTATCCCTGTCGGCAAAGACTCAACATCGATGAAAGCTTCATGGAAAGATCAGAAGAGTGGAGATTCTAAAACAGTCACAGCTCCTATGACTGTGGTTATCTCAGCCTTTGCACCGGTCGCAAACGTCCGTAGCACCTGGACACCCGCACTCCGAAGACTTGAAGATGTCGGAGAGACTACATTGATGTATGTTGATCTTGCTCAAGGTCACAAGGCTATGGGTGGATCAGCTCTTGCGCAATCTTTTGGTCAAGTTGGAAATGAAGCACCAGATGTCAGAGATGCAGATCTCATTATTGACTACTTTGATGCTTTGCAACAATTACACGAGTCAGGAGTTGTGTTGGCCTATCATGATATCTCAGATGGTGGTTTATTGACTACCATCGCCGAGATGATGTTTGCTGGACGATGTGGCGCTGAGATTATGCTTGATGGAGTTTCTAAGAGTGCATCCCCATCTCACGTCATCGAAGCTTTGTTCAACGAAGAACTCGGTGCCGTTTTCCAAGTTCGAAAATCGGATGAGGTCAACTTTATGAGATGTTTTGCTACCTGTGGTCCTCCCCCAGGACTCATCAGAAAGATCGGACGAGTACCAGCTGCATCGAAACAGCAACTCGCCATTCGCTACGGACAGAAGCCAATCTTGCATATGTCAAGATCTGAGCTTCAACAACAATGGGCCAAGACATCCTACCAGATGCAACGTATCAGAGACAATGTTGATTGTGCTGACGTTGAGTTTGAAAACATTAAGGATGATCGCGATCCTGGTCTCCACTACACCCTTACTTATGAACCTAAGGAGAACATTCTCCCATTGACAGCATCAATCACATCCACCTTCGCTAAGGCACCTCGCGTAGCTATTCTCCGCGAACAAGGAGTTAACGGTCATGCCGAAATGGCATTTGCTTTCAAAGCTGCAGGTTTTGATGCTATTGATGTACACATGACTGACATCATTTCTGGACACTATTCTCTCGCTAACTTTGTTGGTATTGCTGCTTGTGGTGGTTTCTCTTATGGTGACGTCATGGGTGCTGGTCGTGGATGGGCAAATTCCATCCTTATGCATGAACAAAAAGCTCGACCAGAGTTTGAGAACTTCTTCAAGCGCCCTGATACCTTTGCATTGGGTGTCTGCAATGGATGCCAAATGCTTAGTCGTATATCTGAACTTATTCCTGGTACTTCTCATTGGCCTGTCTTCACCGATAACCAATCTCAACAATTCGAAGGCAGAGTCAGCATGGTAAAGATCCAAGACAATGCCAAGAAACCATCCGTTTTCCTCCACGGTATGAATGGTAGTTCCTTACCTATCGTCGTTTCACATGGTGAAGGTCGGGCTTCATTTAAGAATGATACAGACTTGGGAGCCTTGAACTCTGATAATCTCATCCCAATCAGATACACAGACAACTTTGGCAAGCCAACAATGAGATACCCATACAATCCAAACGGAAGTCCTGAGGGTATTGCAGCCGTGAGAAGTTTGGATGGAAGAGTTTTGGCTATGATGCCTCATCCAGAGAGAACTATCATGGCAGATGTCGGTAGTTACGTGCCAAAGGAGAGTGCAGAGGAGTGGGGAGAATTCGGTCCTTGGGTTAGAATGTTCAAGAGTGCTAGAAGATGGGTGGGCTGA